The proteins below come from a single Flavobacteriales bacterium genomic window:
- a CDS encoding GIY-YIG nuclease family protein, with translation MDTVYVYVLRSLKDGLFYVGMTTDCEKRLMEHNTGKSKFTSGHMPWEMIYKESHLGYAAARKREKYLKSAAGKRWLSKHLQSDL, from the coding sequence ATGGATACGGTATATGTATATGTTTTACGCAGCCTGAAAGATGGTTTATTTTATGTCGGCATGACTACAGATTGTGAAAAACGACTGATGGAACACAATACAGGAAAATCGAAGTTTACCAGTGGCCATATGCCCTGGGAGATGATTTACAAAGAGTCGCATTTGGGTTATGCAGCTGCAAGGAAGCGTGAAAAATATTTAAAGTCAGCTGCAGGAAAACGATGGCTTTCAAAACATTTACAGAGTGATCTGTGA
- a CDS encoding type III pantothenate kinase, translating to MHQKLNLVLDFGNTALKGAVFKGDQLLEYFHSTLFEAEQALEGINQKYNDAQVIISSVIQLNFPLPFSGNKLILLDQHTPTPVINKYLSPETLGRDRLANACFGATASKGKNCLIMDAGTCLKFDFVNSAGEYLGGSISPGLHMRYEAMHTFTDRLPLLDTQSGNLLIGRNTKESMISGAFLGMKAEMEGFVRSYKEEFGVEEIWLTGGDAPLFADAFNFSIFADPYLTLKGLNAILNYNA from the coding sequence ATGCACCAAAAACTAAATCTGGTACTCGATTTCGGAAACACCGCTTTAAAGGGAGCTGTTTTTAAAGGAGATCAATTACTTGAATATTTCCATAGTACCCTTTTTGAAGCGGAGCAGGCCCTGGAAGGAATCAATCAAAAATACAATGATGCACAGGTCATCATTTCCAGTGTAATTCAACTCAATTTCCCTCTCCCCTTTTCCGGTAATAAACTAATCCTGCTCGATCAACACACCCCTACCCCGGTTATTAATAAATACCTGAGTCCGGAGACGCTTGGTCGCGACAGGCTGGCTAATGCCTGTTTTGGGGCAACAGCGTCTAAAGGGAAAAACTGCCTAATTATGGATGCGGGCACCTGCTTGAAATTTGATTTTGTGAATTCAGCCGGCGAATACCTTGGAGGATCTATCAGTCCGGGATTACACATGCGGTATGAGGCCATGCATACTTTTACCGACCGATTGCCGTTATTGGATACACAATCAGGTAATTTGTTAATCGGACGAAACACAAAGGAGTCGATGATTTCTGGAGCATTTTTAGGCATGAAAGCTGAAATGGAGGGATTTGTAAGATCCTACAAGGAAGAGTTTGGTGTGGAAGAAATCTGGTTAACCGGAGGAGATGCCCCTCTTTTTGCCGATGCCTTTAATTTTTCCATCTTTGCAGACCCTTATTTAACCCTTAAAGGGCTGAATGCAATTTTAAACTACAATGCCTGA
- a CDS encoding GIY-YIG nuclease family protein, which translates to MDTVFVYVLRSLKDGLFYVGMTTDCENRLMEHNTGKSKFTSGHMPWEMIYKESHLGYAAARKREKYLKSAAGKRWLSKHLQSDL; encoded by the coding sequence ATGGATACGGTATTTGTATATGTTTTACGCAGCCTGAAAGATGGTTTGTTTTATGTCGGCATGACTACAGATTGTGAAAATCGACTGATGGAACACAATACAGGAAAATCGAAGTTTACCAGTGGCCATATGCCCTGGGAGATGATTTACAAAGAGTCGCATTTGGGTTATGCAGCTGCAAGGAAGCGTGAAAAATATTTAAAGTCAGCTGCAGGAAAACGATGGCTTTCAAAACATTTACAGAGTGATCTGTGA